In the Scyliorhinus torazame isolate Kashiwa2021f chromosome 4, sScyTor2.1, whole genome shotgun sequence genome, one interval contains:
- the gja1b gene encoding gap junction alpha-1 protein, which yields MGDWSALGKLLTKAQSHLTPGGKVWLTVLFIFRLLVLGTAVEAAWNDEQSAFKCNTLQPGCDNVCYDKSFPISHIRLWVLQIIFVSTPTLIYLAHVFLISHKEKRISKKEKYLKFLQEEGEDVGLALKQLELKKIKYGVEEEGRIKIKGSLLHTYAVSIIFKIIFEVTFILIQWCIYGFKFMLDAIYTCERYPCPHKVDCFLSRPTEKTIFVIFMLVVSVGSALLNLTELFYIIFKSLADRVKQNSHLFQGSQKMGLNPVKDPSSSKYAYFNGCSPPTAPMSPPGYKLATGDRNMSSCRSYNKQANEQNWANYSTEQNRIGQAGSTISNSHAQAFDFHGEHPTIQKLPSVTEMQPIGLTEQRPPSRTSSRGSSRPRPDDLEV from the coding sequence ATGGGTGACTGGAGTGCTCTTGGAAAACTACTGACTAAAGCACAGTCTCATTTGACTCCGGGAGGTAAAGTATGGCTCACTGTGCTTTTCATCTTTCGTCTCTTGGTCCTGGGGACTGCTGTTGAAGCTGCTTGGAATGATGAACAATCTGCATTCAAGTGCAACACATTGCAACCAGGTTGTGATAATGTCTGCTATGACAAATCCTTCCCGATCTCCCACATTCGACTCTGGGTCCTTCAAATTATTTTTGTCTCAACACCTACTCTGATCTACCTAGCCCATGTCTTTCTCATCTCTCATAAAGAGAAAAGAATATCCAAGAAAGAAAAATATTTAAAGTTTCTCCAAGAagaaggtgaagatgttggcctCGCCTTGAAACAGTTAGAATTGAAGAAAATCAAATATGGTGTGGAGGAGGAAGGCAGAATTAAAATCAAAGGATCCCTTCTACATACTTACGCAGTCAGTATAATCTTTAAAATAATTTTTGAAGTGACTTTTATTTTAATTCAGTGGTGCATTTATGGTTTCAAATTCATGCTGGATGCAATTTATACTTGCGAGAGATATCCATGCCCACACAAAGTAGACTGCTTCCTCTCACGACCCACAGAGAAGACCATCTTTGTCATATTCATGTTGGTGGTATCCGTTGGTTCAGCTTTGCTGAATCTGACCGAGCTGTTCTATATTATCTTCAAATCCTTAGCAGATCGTGTTAAGCAGAACAGCCATTTATTTCAAGGTTCTCAAAAAATGGGCTTGAATCCTGTCAAAGACCCGTCCTCTTCAAAGTATGCCTATTTTAATGGGTGCTCCCCACCAACAGCTCCCATGTCTCCTCCTGGATACAAGCTTGCTACTGGGGACAGGAATATGTCCTCCTGCCGAAGCTACAATAAGCAAGCTAATGAACAGAACTGGGCAAATTACAGTACCGAACAAAACAGGATTGGTCAGGCTGGTAGCACCATCTCCAACTCCCATGCGCAGGCATTTGACTTTCATGGTGAACATCCAACCATACAAAAGCTACCATCAGTAACTGAGATGCAACCTATTGGTCTCACGGAACAGAGACCACCCAGTAGAACCAGCAGCAGAGGGAGTAGCAGGCCACGACCGGATGACCTGGAGGTCTAG